In one window of Arctopsyche grandis isolate Sample6627 chromosome 6, ASM5162203v2, whole genome shotgun sequence DNA:
- the LOC143913023 gene encoding uncharacterized protein LOC143913023 yields MECRLCLSSAPTVSIHDNPHPLAQLIRTSCRLQVKRGDGLPDGICLSCINTLELLSSFREDCLQSNVTSKLTLNESLNLKPEEVLLEDLIWKDESDVDSSPNVCNVEANDWKSSALERSDSQQNIYLRENIISPIHIRKDISSDFGADDTGIPSEESPLPNIYQCDICLKSFSQKSTIVEHLLFHTHEKSFSQESDLLINMISRPGIKSPKREVCTKMITQKGHLDGEIKSHNGEKPYKCDICLKSFIYSSYLHKHMRSHTGEKPHKCEVCSKSFSQIIHLQTHMRIHTGEKSHKCDICLKSFSVKHGLRSHMRTHTGEKPHNCDVCLKPFSQIGNLHTHMRTHTGEKPHKCDICLKSFTQINSLAIHLRCHTGEKPHKCEVCLKSFSRIDSLHKHMRSHTGEKPHKCDVCLKTFSQISNLYTHTRTHTAEKPYKCDICLNSFTKNSSLVRHVRSHTKEKPCKCDV; encoded by the exons atggagtgcaggctttgtcttagTTCTGCTCCGACTGTCTCCATCCACGACAATCCTCATCCACTGGCACAGCTCATACGAACCTCTTGTCGACTGCAG gttaaaagaggtgACGGCTTGCCAGATGGGATATGCCTTTCGTGTATCAACACTCTGGAATTGCTCAGCAGTTTTCGAGAAGATTGTCTTCAAAGCAACGTAACGTCGAAGCTGACGTTGAATGAGAGTTTGAATTTAAAGCCGGAAGAAGTTTtactggaagatttaatatggaagGATGAATCAGATGTTGATTCGTCACCAAATGTTTGTAATGTCGAGGCGAATGACTGGAAATCTAGTGCCTTAGAAAGAAGCGATTCCCAACAAAATATCTATTTGAGGGAAAATATTATATCTCCG ATACACATAAGAAAGGATATTTCGAGTGATTTTGGGGCAGATGATACTGGAATTCCATCGGAAGAGTCTCCATTACCGAATATTtaccaatgtgatatttgtttaaaatcattttctcaaaaatctactATTGTGGAACATTTATTGTTTCACACTCACGAAAAATCGTTTTCACAAGAAAGTGATCTTCTTATTAACATGATATCTCGCCCTGGGATAAAATCACCCAAACGTGAAGTTTGTACAAAAATGATTACTCAAAAAGGACATCTTgatggagaaattaaatctcacaatggggaaaagccatacaaatgtgatatttgtttaaaatcatttatttatagtagttaTCTTCATAAACAcatgagatctcacacaggagaaaaaccacacaaatgtgaggtTTGCTCAAAATCATTTAGTCAAATTATTCATCTTCAGACACACATGAGAattcacacgggggaaaagtcacacaaatgtgatatttgcttaaaatcattttctgtaAAACATGGTCTTAGATCACAcatgagaactcacacgggggaaaagccacacaaTTGTGATGTTTGCTTAAAACCATTTAGTCAAATTGGTAATCTTCATACACAcatgagaactcacacgggggaaaagccacacaaatgtgatatttgtttgaaatccttTACTCAAATAAATAGTCTTGCTATACACTTGAGATGTCACACAGGggaaaaaccacacaaatgtgaggtttgcttaaaatcatttagtcgAATTGATAGTCTTCATAAACatatgagatctcacacgggggaaaagccgcacaaatgtgatgtttgcttAAAAACATTTAGCCAAATTAGTAATCTTTATACACACACGAGAACTCACACGGCggaaaaaccatacaaatgtgatatttgtttgaatTCCTTTACAAAAAACAGTAGTCTTGTTAGACACGTGAGATCTCACACAAAAGAAAAGCCATGCAAATGTGATGTTTGA